Within the Oceanispirochaeta sp. genome, the region TGTTTCACAGAGATAACAGCCGTCTGGACAAGTGCAGTGTCAAAGATTATCTGGAACAGGATGGTCAATGTGATGAAAACTATAATCCGGAAATACTCTATTATTATCTAAGTCACCTTGAAGAAGCCTGCAAAGAAACGGGATGTGCCTTTTCATCTTTTGTTAACTGCGGCTCTGATACCAGGCTGTCCATGACTCATCTTGTATTTGACAGTTGAAAAATGAATATACTGAGCCTATTCAGACCTATACGAAAGAGGCCGGGTTGTCTCTTTTTGTGATAAATGGATATCCATGAATGAAATACCTCTGTATCTCTCCCAACTTTAAAATTGACCGGCTTTCTTTTCTTCGAAAAAATTTATCCCTTAATCTCTGACATTTTTCATTTCTTATTTTCACAATCCTAAATTGTTGTTATTGTGTGAACTAAAAGAAACAAACACCATTAGGATACCACCGTGCGTAAGAAGAGTCTCATAATCATTTCTGTTTTTCTTGTCCTGTTTACATCTCCCTTATTTGCCAATGGCGCTGGGGAAAGCAGTCTTGTTGAGAAGATGACAGAACTTGTTTTTCAGATAGGAATCATCCTTTTCGCCGCCAAACTGGGCGGCTATCTTATGAAAAAAATCAATATGCCCTCGGTTTTGGGAGAATTGATGATAGGTATCATTATTGGCCCCTATCTCCTGGGTGGTCTTCCTTTTTTCGGTTTTCAGCATGGACTCTTTCCCCTGGTTAATCCGGAGTTTCCCGTTACACCCGAGTTGTATGCCTTTTCCACCGTGGCTTCTATCATCCTCTTGTTTCATTCTGGATTGGAAACGGATCTATCCCTGTTCCTTCGCTTTTCTGTCAAAGGAGCAGTGATTGGAATTGGCGGTGTTGTTGTTTCTTTCATATCCGGAGCCTGGGCAGGAAGCCTGATAACAGGGCTTCCCATGACGGCTCCTGTGAATCTTTTTCTGGGAGTCATCAGTACCGCTACCTCCGTGGGTATCACGGCCCGTATCCTTTCCGAACAAAGAAAAATGGATTCTCCCGAGGGAGTGACGGTTCTGGCAGCAGCAGTCATCGATGATGTCCTGGGAATTATAATTTTGGCCATTGTTCTCGGGATTGTCTCTGTTATGACAGGCCATGGAGGAACAGTCCACTGGGGCTCCATCGGTTTCATTGCCTTGAAAGCCATTGGAGTCTGGCTTGGATTTACAGTCGTCGGCCTGCTTTTTGCCCGTAAAATCGGGAACAGCCTCAAAATATTCAACAGTGAAACTTCCATCGCTATTATGAGCCTGGGCCTTGCCCTGATTCTGTCTGGTCTTTTTGAAAAAGCGGGTCTGGCCATGATCATCGGAGCCTATGTCATGGGACTCACTCTCTCCCGAACCGACTTGAGTTTTATCATACAGGAAAAAATCCATCCCCTTCAGGAGTTTTTTGTGCCCATCTTTTTCTGTGTCATGGGTATGCTGGTAGATGTCAGTGTGGTCCTCAAACCCGAGGTCCTCATGGCAGGTGCCCTATTTTCTCTGGTGGGTATCCTGTCCAAGATGATCGGATGCGGTATTCCCTCTCTGTTTTTAAATTTCAATCTTCTGGGCGCTTCCAGAATTGGAGTAGGAATGGTTCCCCGGGGAGAGGTTGCACTGATTATGGCAGGAATTGGAATTTCCGCCGGAATCCTCAATCCCAGCCAGTTCGGTGTGGCTGTGCTTATGACCCTTATGACCACTTTAATTCCGCCGCCCATACTGACTCTCCTTCTGAAGAAGGAGGGAATGGGTACCAGAACAGAAATGAAGGGTACAAAAACAGTTGTCAATGATTTTGACTTTCCCTCTCATGAATTGATGCATCTGGCCCTGTCCAGGGTTGTTGGAGCACTCCGGGCAGAAGGGTTTTATCTTCATGATATGGAACTGGATCATCACATTTATCAGATTCGAAAGGATGATGTTTTTTTAACCATTCATGAATATTCTGATTCTTTTGAGGTTGTTTCCGACCCAGAAGATGTTTTTTACATCAAAACGGTTGTCTATGAATCTCTCCTTGAAGTTAATAATACTATTGAGAGTCTTAAAACCATGGCCAGGCCCGGGGAATTGAAAAAAGAACTGGCCGCTGATGACAACACTCGAGTGCAGAACAACTTCTTCAAGGAGATCAGTGAACATTGTATCATCATGGATCTAAAAGGGAATGATAAAAACGGTATTCTTTATGAGATGGTTGATCGTATGGATAATGATGGAAAACT harbors:
- a CDS encoding cation:proton antiporter, with product MRKKSLIIISVFLVLFTSPLFANGAGESSLVEKMTELVFQIGIILFAAKLGGYLMKKINMPSVLGELMIGIIIGPYLLGGLPFFGFQHGLFPLVNPEFPVTPELYAFSTVASIILLFHSGLETDLSLFLRFSVKGAVIGIGGVVVSFISGAWAGSLITGLPMTAPVNLFLGVISTATSVGITARILSEQRKMDSPEGVTVLAAAVIDDVLGIIILAIVLGIVSVMTGHGGTVHWGSIGFIALKAIGVWLGFTVVGLLFARKIGNSLKIFNSETSIAIMSLGLALILSGLFEKAGLAMIIGAYVMGLTLSRTDLSFIIQEKIHPLQEFFVPIFFCVMGMLVDVSVVLKPEVLMAGALFSLVGILSKMIGCGIPSLFLNFNLLGASRIGVGMVPRGEVALIMAGIGISAGILNPSQFGVAVLMTLMTTLIPPPILTLLLKKEGMGTRTEMKGTKTVVNDFDFPSHELMHLALSRVVGALRAEGFYLHDMELDHHIYQIRKDDVFLTIHEYSDSFEVVSDPEDVFYIKTVVYESLLEVNNTIESLKTMARPGELKKELAADDNTRVQNNFFKEISEHCIIMDLKGNDKNGILYEMVDRMDNDGKLLDYADCLQSVLDREASMSTGMQNGIAIPHGKSDGVRELVVSIGLKKEGIDFNSLDGLPTKVFIMTLSPKKNTGPHIQFLSSISAILNKPHFIEDLLACSDPASLKELLVREAKEKA